In Acidobacteriota bacterium, the following are encoded in one genomic region:
- a CDS encoding UDP-N-acetylmuramoyl-tripeptide--D-alanyl-D-alanine ligase has translation MFIPEIGHLAGAKNLTELIHEVAEISPVGFAIDSRSIQPDELFFAIQGTVFDGHAFVKAAFERGACAAILSTSIKDLTDAERQRCLMVDDTLLALQQLAHRLLIEWGRPVIGVTGSVGKTTAKELTARTVSTCGRVHASVGNLNNTFGLPLTALKMISNHHKMDDFDFAVFEMGMSFPGEITQLTKIAPPHISVVLNVAPVHLENFDSIDGIAAAKAEIIHGMIEGGTAILNVDDPRVCQMAEIARAKNGKVVFFGRGKEANVRAIDVTPQGLLGTDFTLVTPKGTIPVHLPLPGEHFVHNALAAAAVALECGGYLDSIAAALEQGKPAPHRGEVLHFEAGFTVVDDSYNSNPQALNGMMKLLAAVPDARRTVLVAGEMLELGPTGAQMHAECGKAAAEHGIGLLVGIRGLAEHFLTGAHTAGLPHSQTYFASDATQAGEWLTQVIRPGDVVLVKGSRGVRTELVIETLKQRYSVCPTAPPQTGLYR, from the coding sequence GTGTTCATTCCTGAAATTGGCCACCTGGCGGGCGCGAAAAACCTGACGGAACTGATCCATGAAGTCGCTGAAATTTCCCCGGTCGGGTTTGCCATTGACTCGCGAAGCATTCAACCCGACGAACTCTTTTTTGCCATTCAGGGCACGGTGTTTGACGGCCATGCCTTTGTGAAAGCAGCTTTTGAGCGCGGCGCCTGCGCCGCCATTCTTTCAACCAGTATCAAAGACTTGACGGATGCCGAACGCCAGCGCTGCTTGATGGTTGATGACACCCTGCTGGCACTCCAACAACTGGCCCACCGGCTGTTGATCGAGTGGGGACGTCCAGTCATTGGTGTTACAGGGAGTGTTGGCAAAACCACCGCCAAGGAACTCACGGCCCGCACAGTTTCAACCTGTGGTCGGGTTCACGCGTCGGTGGGGAACCTGAACAACACATTTGGACTTCCACTGACGGCACTCAAGATGATTTCGAATCACCATAAAATGGATGATTTCGACTTTGCAGTCTTTGAGATGGGTATGAGCTTTCCCGGCGAAATCACCCAACTGACCAAAATTGCCCCGCCGCATATCAGTGTGGTGCTCAATGTGGCGCCGGTGCATCTGGAAAATTTTGACAGCATTGACGGAATTGCCGCAGCCAAAGCCGAAATCATTCACGGCATGATCGAAGGCGGAACGGCGATTCTCAATGTTGATGATCCTCGGGTTTGCCAGATGGCTGAAATAGCACGGGCCAAAAATGGTAAGGTGGTGTTTTTTGGTCGTGGGAAAGAAGCCAATGTCCGCGCCATTGATGTCACACCGCAAGGGTTGCTTGGAACAGATTTTACGCTGGTGACTCCGAAAGGCACGATTCCAGTTCACCTGCCATTGCCGGGTGAGCATTTTGTCCACAATGCACTGGCCGCCGCTGCCGTGGCCCTGGAATGCGGGGGCTACCTGGACAGCATTGCCGCCGCGCTGGAACAAGGAAAACCGGCCCCACATCGCGGTGAAGTTCTCCATTTTGAAGCTGGCTTTACGGTGGTGGATGATTCCTATAACTCCAACCCTCAGGCACTCAACGGGATGATGAAACTTCTGGCTGCCGTGCCCGATGCCCGCCGCACCGTACTGGTCGCCGGAGAGATGCTTGAACTTGGACCAACCGGGGCGCAAATGCATGCGGAATGCGGAAAAGCCGCCGCCGAACATGGAATCGGACTCCTGGTTGGGATTCGTGGGCTGGCGGAACATTTTTTGACCGGGGCACACACTGCTGGTTTGCCCCATTCACAAACTTATTTTGCATCTGATGCCACCCAGGCTGGTGAATGGCTTACCCAAGTCATCCGTCCTGGAGATGTGGTGTTGGTGAAAGGATCTCGTGGCGTTCGAACGGAACTGGTCATTGAAACGCTCAAACAACGCTATTCGGTTTGTCCGACGGCACCACCTCAAACCGGGTTATACAGATAA
- the ftsL gene encoding cell division protein FtsL: MQRYRLQSSIQNTCPKRALDRTWFRQWGLTIILGTSVACGFVYVSWQHVRAVEIGYETEQIKQQIQHLDQEQRKLELERQRLLSPSVLENRARRQGMGLPQANQTIVIEHR; this comes from the coding sequence ATGCAACGCTATCGCCTGCAGTCTTCAATCCAAAACACCTGCCCCAAACGTGCGCTTGACCGCACCTGGTTCCGACAGTGGGGACTCACCATCATCCTCGGGACCTCGGTTGCCTGTGGGTTTGTCTATGTGTCGTGGCAACACGTCAGAGCAGTTGAAATTGGATATGAAACCGAACAGATCAAACAACAAATCCAGCACCTTGACCAGGAACAGCGCAAACTTGAACTTGAACGGCAACGACTTTTGTCACCCAGCGTGCTTGAAAACCGCGCCCGCCGACAAGGAATGGGGCTGCCCCAGGCCAATCAGACCATTGTCATCGAACACCGCTAG
- a CDS encoding transpeptidase family protein yields the protein MALRETIKQKTTRKKLVAVTPPQLLPPVRLSVIAVVLLVWMSLIIGRLVKYQIHEHQIMCERAEQQQQRVVETTPRRGTITDRNGYQLATSTEVSSVYVSPGQVPKPAPHVDELAKILDMPRETVLQRLTSSKVFVPLKRKITDDQAKALTQLDIPGIQFVTETKRSYPQGELASTVLGYVNFEEQGVAGVEGEFDKHLRGTAGKVLVESDAKGRPFHRNQQTSEVGQSLTLTVDQRIQYKTEQILKETVASTRAKSVMAVVMDPTTGDILALATTPTFDPNTRAENEEDLRARRNRVAEEAYEPGSIFKIVTYSAALEEKLLRPSDGINCQGGSITIAGHTVRDGGGYGMLTATEAISVSSNVAAIKTGRQLGKERLLKYVERFGFGQSTNAGFPAESAGSIGGVNRWSDLSYASLPMGYEIQVTPLQLAGAIGALANDGVWVQPHIVRNILSTTGDVIFDTEPKTRRVVSVKTAQDMRTMLRNVVERGTAKKAKLNGYSAGGKTGTAKKFDHKIGRYSEVKYFASFIGLAPVEKPKVVIAVVVDEPPFGAHHGGDAAAPVFKRIAEMALPILGAKPDVPFDPQDALLAANQNLPDEPDPFDLPGKQIAAPASGIEAPPADVVLTSTTQSKPASHPSSAAASIVRNHTPLVTVNAPSRGIRMPDLTGQGLRTAVTTCSKLGIRIQSSGFGVIREQLPAPGELVSPGSTCQVRLSSS from the coding sequence ATGGCACTTCGCGAGACGATTAAACAAAAAACAACTCGGAAAAAACTGGTGGCGGTCACACCACCCCAGTTGTTGCCACCAGTCCGACTGAGCGTGATTGCCGTGGTGTTGCTGGTCTGGATGAGTTTGATCATTGGGAGACTGGTCAAGTACCAGATCCATGAACATCAGATCATGTGCGAACGAGCCGAACAACAGCAACAACGCGTGGTTGAGACCACTCCCCGGCGCGGCACCATCACGGATCGAAATGGCTATCAACTGGCCACCAGTACCGAGGTTTCATCGGTGTATGTCTCACCGGGCCAGGTTCCCAAGCCAGCCCCTCACGTTGACGAACTCGCCAAAATCCTCGACATGCCACGCGAAACCGTGTTGCAGCGGCTGACATCATCAAAAGTTTTCGTGCCGCTCAAACGCAAAATCACCGATGATCAGGCCAAAGCGCTTACTCAGCTTGATATTCCAGGCATTCAATTTGTCACGGAAACTAAACGCAGCTATCCACAAGGCGAGCTGGCATCAACCGTGCTCGGCTATGTGAACTTTGAGGAGCAAGGCGTGGCGGGCGTCGAAGGAGAATTCGACAAACACTTGAGGGGGACCGCCGGAAAAGTCCTGGTTGAATCCGATGCCAAAGGACGTCCGTTTCATCGCAACCAGCAAACGAGTGAAGTTGGTCAGAGCCTGACCCTGACCGTGGATCAACGCATCCAGTACAAAACCGAACAAATCCTGAAGGAAACGGTGGCCTCAACTCGTGCCAAGAGTGTGATGGCGGTGGTGATGGATCCAACCACCGGCGACATTCTGGCACTCGCCACAACCCCAACCTTTGATCCAAATACCCGGGCCGAAAATGAAGAAGACCTCCGGGCTCGTCGCAATCGGGTTGCCGAAGAAGCCTATGAACCGGGATCAATTTTTAAAATCGTGACCTACTCCGCCGCGCTTGAAGAAAAACTCCTGCGGCCATCCGATGGGATCAACTGTCAGGGCGGATCAATCACCATTGCCGGTCATACCGTGCGCGATGGCGGAGGCTATGGGATGCTCACGGCGACGGAGGCCATCAGCGTTTCAAGCAACGTGGCGGCCATCAAAACCGGACGCCAGCTTGGAAAAGAGCGTCTCTTGAAATATGTTGAGCGGTTTGGGTTTGGACAGTCCACCAACGCTGGCTTTCCAGCCGAGTCAGCCGGATCCATTGGTGGCGTCAACCGATGGTCGGATTTGTCATATGCATCGCTTCCGATGGGCTATGAAATACAGGTCACGCCACTGCAACTGGCTGGTGCCATTGGGGCTCTGGCCAATGATGGCGTTTGGGTTCAGCCCCATATCGTCCGCAATATCCTCTCAACCACCGGCGATGTGATCTTTGACACCGAACCAAAAACCCGTCGGGTGGTCAGTGTGAAAACCGCGCAGGACATGCGGACGATGTTGCGCAACGTCGTGGAGCGCGGCACGGCCAAGAAAGCCAAACTGAACGGCTATTCGGCAGGCGGGAAAACTGGAACCGCGAAAAAATTTGACCACAAAATCGGACGCTATTCCGAAGTCAAATACTTTGCTTCATTCATCGGACTGGCACCGGTTGAAAAGCCCAAAGTGGTGATTGCCGTGGTGGTGGATGAGCCTCCCTTCGGTGCTCACCATGGCGGTGATGCGGCAGCACCCGTTTTTAAACGGATTGCGGAAATGGCCCTCCCAATTTTGGGAGCCAAACCAGATGTCCCGTTTGACCCGCAGGACGCACTCCTGGCTGCCAACCAAAATCTACCGGATGAACCCGATCCATTTGATTTACCAGGAAAACAAATTGCGGCACCGGCATCAGGTATCGAAGCTCCACCAGCCGATGTCGTGCTTACCAGCACCACTCAGTCCAAACCGGCCTCCCATCCGTCATCGGCAGCCGCCTCAATAGTCCGCAACCACACTCCGCTGGTGACGGTCAATGCCCCAAGCCGAGGCATTCGCATGCCGGATTTGACGGGCCAGGGCCTTCGGACAGCGGTCACAACCTGCTCGAAACTCGGGATTCGGATTCAGTCTTCCGGATTTGGGGTCATCAGAGAACAACTCCCTGCCCCAGGCGAACTGGTGTCGCCGGGAAGTACCTGTCAAGTCCGATTAAGTTCGTCTTGA
- a CDS encoding phospho-N-acetylmuramoyl-pentapeptide-transferase, with protein sequence MLYYLLYHVLRELHPSFGALRVFGEVSFRAALAAITALIISLAFGPLMIEKLRILKFGQEIREEGMTTHRIKRGTPTMGGILIITAVAGATLLWANLSNLYVWVVLFALLSHGAIGFVDDFLKIKKKHNLGLQGRYKLIGQFGSEVIIGLVLLVGAHYSTQLSVPFFKDFRPELGWALYLAFMIIVMTGSSNAVNLTDGLDGLAISTTFVVASALAGLTFVTGYTDAAKYLGLTANPEAWEITIFCAALAGASLGFLWFNAPPAEVFMGDVGSLAIGGAIGCIAILIKQELLLVVIGGIFVIEALSVIMQTTYYKMTKDPQTGIGKRIFKMSPIHHHFELLGWKESKIVFRFLILQFLFVLLGLATLKLR encoded by the coding sequence GTGCTCTATTACCTGCTCTACCACGTTTTACGAGAACTTCATCCCAGCTTTGGCGCGCTTCGCGTGTTTGGCGAAGTTTCGTTCCGGGCTGCGCTGGCGGCGATTACAGCGCTGATCATTAGCCTGGCATTTGGTCCGCTGATGATCGAAAAGCTGCGCATCTTAAAATTTGGACAGGAAATCCGTGAAGAAGGCATGACCACTCACCGCATCAAGCGCGGAACGCCCACGATGGGTGGCATTCTCATCATCACGGCGGTCGCCGGCGCCACACTGCTCTGGGCAAATCTCAGTAACCTCTATGTCTGGGTGGTTTTGTTTGCGCTTCTTTCCCACGGGGCAATTGGCTTTGTGGATGATTTTTTGAAAATTAAGAAGAAGCACAACCTTGGGCTTCAGGGACGCTACAAGCTGATCGGTCAGTTTGGGTCTGAAGTGATCATTGGATTGGTGCTGCTGGTTGGGGCGCATTACTCAACCCAACTCAGCGTGCCATTTTTCAAGGATTTTCGCCCGGAACTCGGCTGGGCGCTGTATCTGGCGTTTATGATCATCGTGATGACCGGCAGTTCCAACGCGGTGAACCTGACCGATGGACTCGACGGCCTGGCGATCAGTACCACATTTGTGGTGGCTTCGGCGCTGGCTGGACTGACCTTTGTCACTGGGTACACCGACGCTGCGAAGTACCTCGGACTGACAGCAAATCCAGAAGCCTGGGAAATTACCATCTTTTGTGCCGCGCTGGCCGGTGCCAGCCTTGGGTTTTTGTGGTTCAACGCCCCGCCGGCTGAGGTTTTTATGGGCGACGTCGGCAGTCTGGCGATTGGCGGGGCGATTGGCTGTATCGCCATTCTGATCAAACAGGAACTGCTGCTGGTGGTCATCGGCGGGATTTTTGTCATCGAGGCCCTGTCGGTCATTATGCAAACGACCTACTACAAGATGACCAAAGATCCTCAAACCGGAATCGGAAAACGCATCTTCAAAATGTCTCCGATTCATCATCATTTTGAATTGCTTGGTTGGAAAGAATCAAAGATCGTCTTTCGTTTCTTAATTTTACAGTTCTTATTTGTTTTGCTTGGTTTGGCAACGTTGAAATTACGGTAA
- a CDS encoding division/cell wall cluster transcriptional repressor MraZ — translation MLRGNHTARIDDKGRLKIPTPFRRLLEDRYGLLLYITSLTGECARIYPMPEWVAIETRLLALPVMDPARRKFLDRTNYYGQEAEMDTQGRVLIPYQLRSKAEMLGDVAVLGYLNYLEVWSLERFEARLAADPFTDDDAAALARLGI, via the coding sequence ATGCTGCGAGGGAATCATACAGCCCGCATTGATGACAAAGGGCGGTTAAAGATCCCAACTCCCTTCCGGCGACTGCTTGAAGACCGGTATGGTCTGCTCCTCTATATCACCAGCCTGACTGGTGAATGTGCCCGCATTTATCCGATGCCTGAATGGGTGGCGATTGAAACCCGACTCCTGGCGCTTCCGGTGATGGATCCGGCACGCCGCAAGTTTCTGGATCGAACCAACTATTATGGCCAGGAAGCAGAAATGGACACCCAGGGACGTGTTCTGATTCCGTACCAGTTGCGGTCCAAAGCCGAAATGCTCGGTGACGTCGCGGTTCTGGGGTATCTGAATTACCTTGAGGTCTGGAGTCTTGAACGATTTGAAGCCCGACTGGCAGCCGATCCATTTACCGATGATGACGCCGCCGCTCTGGCCAGACTCGGAATTTAG
- the rsmH gene encoding 16S rRNA (cytosine(1402)-N(4))-methyltransferase RsmH, which produces MIFEKSAPLIQHLPVMVDEILTLLEPERGGWIVDGTLGLGGHTEAVLKHSETTRVLAIDRDTEALALAHERLAPFADRVVFVHGDFRDLRHILAHHHLTQVFAILVDLGVSSWQLGQAHRGFSFQLNGPLDMRMDQTRSVTAAELVNTLSAEELANLIFEYGEEPASRRIARRIVNERVKHPIETTEQLAELVRRAVPFSPKQFRIDPATRTFQALRIAVNRELEHLDQFVTDAIDHLLPDGKLAVITFHSLEDRLIKHAFRIEAGMENPITDRRAIWLTPHHERTVPPKRVSLVTKKPVVASEAEIDRNPRARSAKLRICQRVAPSDPDALSPT; this is translated from the coding sequence ATGATATTTGAGAAATCAGCTCCTTTGATACAACACCTGCCTGTTATGGTGGATGAGATCCTGACGTTGCTGGAGCCTGAACGCGGCGGGTGGATCGTGGATGGAACGCTTGGTTTGGGCGGCCACACCGAAGCCGTTCTCAAGCATTCGGAAACAACTCGCGTTCTGGCAATTGATCGTGATACCGAAGCACTGGCACTGGCCCACGAACGGCTTGCCCCGTTTGCTGACCGCGTCGTCTTCGTTCACGGGGACTTTCGCGATCTGCGCCACATCCTGGCGCACCACCATCTCACGCAGGTTTTTGCCATTTTGGTTGACCTTGGGGTTTCATCCTGGCAACTCGGCCAGGCCCATCGAGGGTTTAGTTTTCAACTCAATGGCCCGCTTGATATGCGTATGGACCAAACCCGATCTGTCACAGCAGCGGAGCTGGTCAATACTCTTTCGGCTGAGGAACTTGCCAACCTGATCTTTGAATATGGTGAAGAGCCGGCTTCGCGGCGGATTGCCCGCCGCATCGTCAATGAACGGGTTAAACACCCGATTGAAACCACCGAGCAACTGGCTGAACTGGTCCGACGGGCGGTTCCCTTTTCACCCAAACAGTTTCGAATTGACCCAGCCACTCGCACGTTTCAAGCCTTGCGGATTGCGGTGAACCGTGAACTGGAACACCTGGACCAGTTTGTTACCGATGCGATTGATCATTTGCTCCCAGACGGCAAACTGGCAGTCATCACATTTCATTCGCTGGAAGACCGCTTAATTAAGCACGCCTTCCGGATTGAAGCTGGGATGGAAAATCCGATCACTGACCGACGCGCCATCTGGTTAACCCCACACCACGAACGAACCGTTCCCCCAAAACGTGTTTCGCTGGTGACCAAAAAACCAGTTGTGGCGTCAGAAGCTGAAATTGACCGGAACCCACGTGCCCGGAGCGCCAAATTACGAATATGCCAGCGGGTTGCTCCGTCTGATCCCGATGCCTTGAGCCCAACCTGA
- a CDS encoding UDP-N-acetylmuramoyl-L-alanyl-D-glutamate--2,6-diaminopimelate ligase produces the protein MVQAQDIARLIGGHFSGPAGDVCAIHHHAASCQPKSLFVAIQGARSDGHQFIPQALSQGALGVISERPCPADFNHIWIQVPDARLAIAQAAAAIHGYPSHSLNLVGITGTNGKTTTAYLLNAIFQSAFGLSAMMGTVEYRIGNHTETAHHTTPEASEIQYFLRRAVDAGCKYAVMEVSSHAIDLHRAAALNFAVAVFSNLTQDHLDYHKTMEAYFDVKRRLFDGRLCPIPPVVVLNRDDPYGERLYQELPNQTRKVSYGIRSGDQDNRQMDIWIDRVQTNLSGLSLTVHWPHKILEIKSPMVGKPHAYNILASVATATACSIPAEHIVTGISQTQVPGRFERVDGGSQGFAVVVDYAHTPDAVQNALGAARELVAQTGGRVITLFGCGGDRDRTKRPLMAEAAAQYSDIIVATSDNPRSESPEQILDDAEIGLLKVGKPYHRITDRRQAITFAIQQAQPGDIVVLAGKGHEPYQILADRTIHFDDREEARQVLRNLLDPPHQEAACVHS, from the coding sequence ATGGTACAGGCTCAAGACATTGCACGTTTGATCGGAGGGCATTTCAGCGGCCCCGCCGGTGACGTTTGTGCCATTCACCACCATGCTGCGTCCTGCCAGCCCAAGAGCCTGTTTGTCGCTATCCAGGGGGCCCGATCAGACGGTCATCAATTTATCCCTCAGGCCCTGAGCCAGGGAGCACTTGGTGTTATCTCAGAACGTCCCTGCCCTGCCGATTTCAATCACATCTGGATTCAAGTACCGGACGCCCGGCTGGCCATTGCCCAGGCTGCCGCTGCCATCCATGGATACCCAAGCCACAGCCTCAATCTGGTTGGAATCACCGGAACCAACGGCAAAACGACAACTGCCTATTTGCTCAATGCGATATTCCAGTCGGCATTTGGCCTTTCAGCCATGATGGGCACGGTGGAATACCGGATTGGAAATCACACTGAAACAGCCCATCACACCACGCCGGAAGCCTCTGAAATTCAATATTTTCTGCGCCGGGCCGTTGATGCGGGGTGCAAATATGCCGTCATGGAAGTCTCATCGCACGCCATTGATTTGCACCGGGCGGCAGCACTGAACTTTGCAGTAGCTGTTTTTTCAAACCTGACCCAGGACCATCTTGATTACCACAAAACCATGGAGGCGTACTTTGATGTCAAGCGCCGTCTTTTTGACGGACGCCTGTGCCCGATTCCACCAGTCGTGGTGCTGAATCGGGATGATCCGTATGGCGAACGACTGTACCAGGAGCTACCAAACCAGACTCGGAAGGTGAGCTATGGAATTCGCTCAGGTGATCAGGATAACCGGCAGATGGATATCTGGATTGATCGCGTTCAAACCAATCTTTCCGGCCTGTCACTCACGGTCCATTGGCCTCACAAAATCCTTGAGATCAAATCGCCAATGGTCGGTAAACCGCATGCCTACAATATTTTGGCATCAGTTGCGACCGCCACGGCCTGTTCAATCCCGGCGGAACATATTGTGACCGGCATTTCACAAACACAGGTTCCGGGGCGGTTTGAGCGGGTTGATGGTGGAAGCCAGGGGTTTGCCGTCGTGGTTGATTATGCCCATACCCCAGATGCCGTCCAGAATGCACTGGGTGCGGCGCGAGAACTGGTGGCTCAAACCGGTGGCCGGGTGATCACGCTTTTTGGGTGCGGAGGTGACCGGGATCGCACCAAACGCCCGCTGATGGCTGAAGCTGCCGCCCAGTACAGCGACATTATCGTGGCCACCTCGGACAATCCGCGCTCTGAATCTCCGGAACAGATTCTGGATGACGCCGAAATTGGATTACTCAAAGTGGGCAAGCCCTATCACCGCATCACTGACCGCCGCCAGGCAATTACGTTTGCGATTCAGCAGGCTCAACCAGGTGATATTGTGGTGTTAGCTGGTAAAGGACACGAACCCTATCAAATTCTTGCAGATCGAACGATTCACTTTGACGACCGCGAAGAGGCCCGTCAGGTATTGCGGAATCTGCTTGACCCACCCCACCAGGAGGCTGCCTGTGTTCATTCCTGA
- a CDS encoding class I SAM-dependent RNA methyltransferase: MASRKRFPPRHTKKQPASAAGSTTIPQLTRIELVTIEKLIYGGDGLARLADGRTLFVPGVVGGEKVEVEITELRRTFARGRLIRVIEPSPDRIEPLCPHYGHCGGCHLQHLSYPAQIAAKSEFIREALQRIGGFSWPQPIPIQTGPEWHYRNRTQFKLHFNPHTKQSEAGFFAAHSHRIEPITECRVLDPSLNQALRRLTNLPSTHISATPVVTLDLATDAVGQDPPESPSISASLPFVGLSTRPIVRQVAGFQYRFDTECFFQVNSFLLDTLVKEVLSNLTDSSGTEAIAVDLYAGVGLLTLPLAHQFRTVFAAEAAAHTAHFAEINLGANQISNVTFQRLSTEEWLIEHLDLVDQVAFAVVDPPRAGLSPEVVDGLINLRPHRLVYVSCDPSTLARDVRRLRTGGFVVETITGIDFFPQTYHIETVVQMRWEGFN; the protein is encoded by the coding sequence ATGGCTTCCCGAAAACGCTTTCCACCGCGTCATACTAAAAAACAACCAGCATCGGCTGCCGGCTCAACCACCATACCTCAGTTGACCCGAATCGAACTCGTCACTATTGAAAAACTGATCTATGGCGGCGATGGACTGGCCCGGCTGGCTGATGGACGAACCCTGTTTGTCCCTGGAGTAGTTGGCGGTGAGAAAGTCGAAGTCGAAATCACGGAATTGCGCCGCACATTTGCGCGAGGACGGCTCATTCGGGTCATTGAACCCTCTCCAGACCGCATCGAGCCCCTTTGCCCACACTATGGCCACTGCGGAGGATGTCATCTCCAGCATCTTTCATATCCAGCACAAATCGCAGCCAAATCAGAATTTATTCGTGAAGCCCTTCAACGAATCGGCGGATTTTCCTGGCCGCAGCCAATCCCAATACAGACTGGCCCCGAATGGCATTACCGCAACCGGACCCAGTTCAAACTTCACTTCAACCCACACACCAAACAGTCCGAGGCTGGCTTTTTTGCCGCCCATTCCCACCGCATTGAGCCGATCACCGAATGCCGTGTCCTGGATCCGTCGTTAAATCAGGCGTTACGACGTCTGACGAATCTTCCTTCGACTCATATCTCAGCAACGCCAGTCGTGACATTAGATCTGGCAACTGATGCAGTGGGGCAAGACCCACCCGAGTCACCTTCAATCTCAGCCTCATTGCCATTTGTCGGGCTCTCCACCAGACCCATTGTGCGCCAGGTAGCCGGTTTTCAGTATCGGTTTGACACCGAATGTTTTTTTCAGGTCAATTCATTTTTGCTCGACACACTGGTGAAGGAAGTTCTTTCGAACCTCACTGATTCGTCTGGCACTGAGGCGATTGCCGTGGACCTGTATGCCGGGGTGGGTTTGCTGACGTTGCCGCTGGCTCACCAATTTCGAACTGTTTTCGCGGCTGAAGCAGCAGCGCATACAGCCCACTTTGCCGAAATCAACCTCGGTGCCAATCAGATTTCCAACGTGACTTTCCAGCGCCTATCAACTGAAGAATGGCTAATCGAACACCTTGATCTGGTTGATCAGGTGGCCTTTGCCGTGGTGGACCCACCCCGCGCCGGACTGAGCCCCGAAGTTGTAGACGGCTTGATCAATCTGCGCCCGCACCGTCTGGTCTATGTTTCCTGTGATCCCTCCACTTTAGCCCGTGATGTGCGTCGGTTGCGCACGGGTGGATTTGTGGTCGAAACCATCACGGGAATCGATTTTTTCCCCCAAACCTACCATATTGAAACCGTTGTCCAGATGCGCTGGGAAGGCTTCAACTAA